In the genome of Populus nigra chromosome 19, ddPopNigr1.1, whole genome shotgun sequence, the window CATCATCAACAATATTGAAGGAGGCCAGATCCCTTGAATAAGACCTTTCAAATTGTTTCTATAACTTGTCCAGATATGCTCAATTAAAGTGCATCTGTTGAGCAACTCAGATAACAAGCATAATTTTTCAGGCATCCTCCCCGTCTAAAAATCATCCATAGATTCTACTATTACGTGAGAGAGGAGTGAATAATTCATACATAACTTGATCCCTTTTTCCCTCTCCACAACCCCCCTTACTGTTTCTTCTTTAATACCTATTACAATGTGTCTGTGTTTTCTAATTCtgtatttgatattgtgttgtataatttttatgtttaaaaatatattaaaataaaaaaatagattttttatttatttttaacatgataaaattattataaaatattaaaaatatattaatttaatattttttcaaatccgTCTTTTAAGTCTTGAAGGAGGCTTTATGTTATATGATGGTGGCAAGTCACCAAATGTTACGACTTGCTGTGACATTTTCTTCCAAAATACAGGGGACTCGAATTATGATATTGCAGACTTGTTGGTGACATTGCCAAAATTTGGTGAAATGCAGAACAATAGTAAACAATCACGCAAATAGACTGCAGTGAAAAGGCATTCAAGCACGcaaattttatggaaaaaaaaaatagaaagtgcCTATTATTTATGATAGGGATTCAAATCTGCCTCGTACAATAttgaaaaaggttaagaaagtAATAAGAATACTCAGCATAGAACGAAAACTTGTCTGAATGCAGAGGGCACAAAAACTCAATGACCTCAAGAATGATTGGCACTACATCTGATGGGAAGCTAACCCCGAGCACAATGAACAACAGACTGCTCACTGCTGGATACAGAAAGATAAATCTCTGAGCTGTTGAGGATCCACCTCTGATGGTGTCCTAGTAAGGGCACACTGAGCAGTTGTTGTCTTTGGGAAAGCTATGACATCCCTGATGGAAGTAGCCCCAGCCAACAACATAGCCAATCTGTCCAGCCCATAAGCAATCCCCCCTGTGGTAAAAAGAGAGATCAAAACCAGTGAATTATATAGTACAGTAGTAAAATGATCATGAAGTCCTAGAACAGGCTCAGCATTCCATACCATGTGGAGGAGCGCCCATGTCTAAAGCCTCCAGAAGATACCCAAACTTCGCTTCAGCCTGCAAACGACGAAATGTGACTCTATTTACAGGAAAGGGTGTGAAGGTATTCCTAATAAAGATGATTATGTGTTATAACCATGGTAAAAGATGGGACTTGTGGACTAGCAGTCCCAGCATTCTTAGTGAAGATGCCAGGTTTCCGTTTGGGAATTCAGGTTACCAAATGCCGAAGAGGGCTAGAGAAAACTCTGTTTACTTGTGCTTTTCTTAATTGGATAATTAGTCCATGTGCCTTAGAGAAACGCaaagcaaaacataaaaaatccttGCCCTAAAAGatagaaagtaattttttttaaaatccaattttgaggttttaattttCCAGAGATAATTTCTAATGTTTCAGAATTCATCTTCCTTTTACATTATCCACCACCCATAATTTTCTTTCCCATCAACAAGCAACAGCTCATAAGTTAAGAAATGACACGgagaaaaataaacagaaaacaGTAGAGAATCCTCCTCCAGTGATCTTATGTATGTTATGGAGAAAATATTGAACATGGAACGCATGACAATCAAAAGTGCATACAGCATCAGGTGCTTCTCACCTGTTCAGGGGAGATGCCAACAATTTCCAAAACCTTCTGTTGGACCTCACGTTTATAAATTCTCAAACTTCCGCCACCAATCTGACAGtgcaacaaaagaaagaaaagaaaaacgttGTTCATTATGGCCTGGCATAGCCTTCAAGCTTGTAGACATGTAAGGATACAGGGCTAAGTACCTCAACCCCATTGTAAACCATGTCATAAGCAAGGGCACGAGCAGAGGAAAGGTCTTCCATGTCTTCAGGATTGGGAGCAGCAAATGGATGATGCAAGGCCTGCCAAAAAACTacaatttcaagaaaaagatAGTACCATACAGAATGAGACTGGTGATAACCTGATGTAACTAGCTGTCAATCACACAACAGCcccaccatgaaaaaaaaatttaagtgacAGTTAAAATAAGaacttcaatttaattcttatcaATCTTTATTCTCCAAATTCCTGGATCTAACTTGGAGCTAGCTGTACCAGGAAACCAAACAAcacctttttttcatttctcttatttatccaaaattaaaaaaagaaagaggctaaaagagattatgatttggAAGCATCCATTATCTTAAATAGGCAGGTGCACAACACcacaatgttttaatatttatagcaGAAACCTATGATACTAACAAGAAAGGGGGGGATACAGGGTAGTTTAACCCAGTAAAGCAGCAAGTTAAATATTTCTCAGCTAACGTACAGGgtaaacaatatattaaaattataaaaatacaattttgtaACACTATGTCAACACAGGCAATAACATGCATCATTGTTACTACAGTTATAGTTTGCTCACCTGCATATGTAATGATCACTACCCAGTTGATACACTAATATGAACTATGATGAGTTTTGATAGCCtttgaattaattgaaaaacatttaacgAAAAGATAGTGTAGCACTTATTTCATTAGAATTTCAAGAGGCAAAATTGTTGAAAGACAAACCTCAAGCCTCTGCTCTGTTTCATTCCACTCAAACATTGGGAAATCAGTCACCCACAAAATCGAATGCCTGGACTAAAACATTAGAGGCAGAGAAAAAGATAGATGTCAGAGAATAACAGACCAATGGTAATATGTATTTCATAAACCAGacaaatccaaaacatacaTGATCAATCAAGCCCAGCTGATTGGCTATGAATAGCCTAAGTCGATCGAGCGTTCTATGAACTGATGGATGATGACCAACTGCAAACAAGATAAGATCCCCTGGTCCTGCAGAGCAGCGACTTAGCAACTGCTCTTTATTTGTTGAGTCCAAACTTGACACTAGTGCAGAAATTCCCTCAAGCTCCCCtgtgaaaattgaaatataCACAGTGAAGTACTTGAGTAATAATATCATTCACCTTTAGGTTAAGGGTGGAAAGAAAAATCTAAGGAAACCCTCTTCCTTTACCATCATCCAAGACCTTTAGAAAGGGCAAACCCTTTGCTCCAGATTTGATTGCTTCATTGTAAATATCACCTTTCTTAAGAGCAGAGTTTGAATAACTTTTAGCACCTGAAGGAACACATAGTACTTTAATAATACCCCCACTGTTCAAGCTATCCGCAAAAACCCTGAAAGAGGACTCTGCAAAAATATCAGATACCTGCAGCATCAGAGGAAAAACTTCCTTTAATAGTTTACATGTAGCATGTGAAGTCCTCGTAAAATGTGATATATCGTAAAATGTGCTGTAATGCTAAGTACACaagagaaaggagatgatttaCTTCTTTcaaatgaagatcaaatcttgTGTCTGGCCTGTCTGAACCATATTTACTCATTGCTTCAGCATATGTAAGCCTAGGGATTGGATTTGGTAGCTGGACACCTTTAATCTCCAAAAAAACCTGCAAGGAAGCATAACTTTGTAGTCAAACCCTGCAATGTAGAGAGATATAAATGTTCGAACATGCCAGATTTCTGCAAGTGGAAAACTATACAATGTGACTAGTATATACTGTTGAGTGCATACCCAACTGCTTAATACAAATAGAACAACCAACTTGCAACAGATAACAGGTGAGATAGCTGAAGTGTCTAGTCAACTCTCAATAAAGTGAAATGAATTGTTCACTGGCAAGCTCAAAATATGCAGAGCAAGGAGAAATGGCTGAACCGAGCCCAAGCTGCAGCATCGTTCATGTCATATACAAGCCACGATCAGCTCAACTCGAGTAGAACTTTGAATCCAGTACTTACCTTTGACATAGATGTAACAAGAGTAGAAACGTGAATTAACTAATATTTCAAGTAAATCATAGAATTAGATGTTTAAATTCAATGCTattcttgtttttcctttcttcatcCTGTTCTACCCTTTAGTTGACCTCTTCTATCAATACCCGatcagaaaataaaaggaaccaTACAGCAAGTTTTACCAACCTTCCGGATAAGATCTTCATTGAGCCTCAGCATATCCTCCAAGGTAGTGAACGCCAATTCCATATCTAGCTGAGTGAACTCAGGTTGTCGATCTGCCCTTAGATCTTCATCTCTAAAGCATCtgctaagaaacaaaaatataatcttcATCATATGAGTTTTAGATTTCTGTTGAAGCAAGTAGAGAGAATTGGTCATGTGAAACTCAAGGCCAGGTAAAGTAAAGCTCACTTCCTTTGTGTGTATAACAAAAACTATACATGGCGAAAGTTTATTGCCAAAGGAGAAGACAAAGGGAAGAAACGAACAGCTAGGCATCACATTTTCATATAACAACAATCATAAACATCTAGGAAGAGAATTTACCTTGCAATTTGATAATATTTGTCAAAACCGGATACCATTAACATTTGCTTAAAGAGTTGTGGACTCTGGGGTAAAGCATAGAAGGTTCCTGGCTTCAAAAGGACATTAAAGTGAATCAGAGCCATGCAAGCCTTATAGAAAGTTAAATGAGTAACAGATAGCTGCATGGACCCATATTTAATGAAAAGTATGTTTCTCCACAAACTTATTATAATCAAGACCATCACAATCCAATATGTAAGAATTAAGGGGCAAATAATACCACTCGATCCATCTCATTTGGTTATTCAGTTTGTCCACAATTTTGCCGATAAAACTCCTAAACCTCACCGGGATTGCCCCATGTACATTACACAGTTGACAATTTTGAAATTGACATTGAATCTCTCCAGATGTTGAGATGTAAATGTTGTTCACTTCAGAAATAGTGCACTACTACCCAAACTCCAAAAAGCTTTATATTACATTTGAGTAGCAAGCTAATAAATCCCTAGTACCTGAATTCTTGAGGGCACCAAATAATCCCGGGCACCTTCCGGAGTAGATCTAGAAAGTATGGGGGTCTCAATCTAACCTTATAACCATGAAAAAGGTCAGGATCAAAACAacatacaaatataaatatctaaaacccAATGAACTAAGTAGAATATAAACAACCTAATAGATGACacttcgaaaaaaaaaaacaatgatctaAGTAGAACATGAACTAACAGAAAACACTTCAAAATTCACATCATGTACCTCCACAAAACCCTGCACATCCTCTAGATATCTTCTAATGAGTTTCACCACTCTATGCCTCAACATAATGTTAGAACTCATTTGCTGCCGCCGTAAGTCAAGACATCGATATCTATCACCGCACATTTAGCTTCCTTTAATCCACAAAATGGTGAGAAATATAAATCAACTTTGTGCATAAATGCAATGGAATGAGATGTACCTCAAACGAATCTCCTCCTTAACAGAATCCTTAGCATCATCTGCTGTAGTAACTAAAAAAGGCAACTTTGCTTTCACTGCATTTAACAATTGAACATGTTCCGCAACAACCTGGCACATGtaccaaatcaaacaaaacaaataaaataaaacgggGCAGCAACTAAATCAACAATTTTCATTCTAATTCTAAGCAGTAAAAAAGCAAAGGAAATGGAGTGCAAGTAATAATTACCTCAATAGAACCAGTTATCAGTTTCTTATTGACAGACTCAACAGGCCGAGACCGAACAACCCCTTCAACAACAACCACATACTCCACTCTCAAATCATTTATAATCGAATGCGCATCAGGAAATTCATCAGGCGAAGTCGCaacctaaataaaaaagaagagaagaaccCCAAAAATCAAAGTCATTCTCTAAGGACTTCACTAAACAAAACACGATCAAATTCCCATGAAACCATAAATAGATAAAAGGGTATGCCTGAACAATGCCAGTGTGGTCTCTAAGATTGAGAAAGGTGAGACCACCATGGACTCTATGAAGAGCAACCCAGCCACAGAGACGAACACGTGTGCCAACATCATTGGTCGATAATTGACCACAAAAGTTGGTACGAGAGACCCAGTGAAGGGTATCGTTAGGTTGTTGTTGCTGTGGCTTGAGAATGGtttcaggggaagaagaagaagcagaaagaGTGACGAGGGCTCTTGTGCGTTTTGCTTGAAGCGACTTAGGGAAGTGATACCTGAGAAGATTTTGGAAGAGAGGAAAAGAGGAGGGTATGGTGGTGCGGAGAGTGATTAGAGGGAAGGATCGGAGGAGAAGAGTCATGGTGATGGTGGGGAGTCAAAAAATGGCGTGGGAATTTTGGGGATAGAGAGAAAGTACACAGggtttaagggaaaaaaaaaaagggattggGTTTTCAGTTTTGGACTTATTACTAAAGAGAGTGGAGAAACGAGCACGTGTGGCAGTCCTTCAAACGAGCACGcttgaaggtttttttaaacaaacactgattattacaaaacaaaaataaaatattaaaatagcgAGAAAATTAatgcttgtaatttttttctttctgataAAAGTGGCTGAGACTTGATAATGCTTTTATCACCAACTGctattttatatgcttttagtgaagcaaaatagatttttttcatcatgTCTTACTCTACATCTTAACTGCTTTTTAATTGTAAAGAATCATTATTATCCATATTTTACACCTGGAGGTGTCTGCGAGGAGGTTTAACCATACTTTTTAAAACTTTtggaattttgtgtttttaaattaatttttttatattttttaattattttgatgtgcttatatcaataataattttttaaaaaaatatattttgatacatttctaaataaaaaaatatttggtattatgataagaattgttttttaaagtgttttttcactttgaaatgtatcaaaatagtgttttttttattttttaaaatttatttttgttattggtATATTAAGATGgtctgaaaacacaaaaaaaaaataatttaaaacataaaaaaataaaaagtatatttttaaaacacataaacAAACGAGATACATTTACAATTGAATTTATTacaattaatagaaaaaaatctcataattctctttgattcaaattaaaaaacagattataaattcatttttcacttaaataaaaaatatataaaaaaataaaaaactaagttaatgtctgaaagaaaaacacatcaaactgcatgatgaaaaatgatttataatCTTTTAACAGCATTAATCGAACTAtaatttcaagaatttaaattaaaattgtaattttgagGAATATAATTTAACTGATCAGATTTTAAGTttactttttagaaattatcagttccagttttataaattttagagctACTAGAAATTTACATGATCATTAGCTTTAGAGCTCGTGGAATTAGCCGAGATacgtataaattaatttatacggacacatatattaataaaaaaataaataaaaaaccgtACCATGTAACGAAGAATGAATGGTTATACGGTTAGAAATTTTTGTCTGATTGCTCCGTTACTTACTTACttctccaaaaaaataaaaaataaaaaagagcttggTTTTTTATTGCAAATTGCAATACtgcccttttaaaaaaatggaaaaaaatcgATGAACTTTTAGAGATACAGGGGATCTAAAAAGCCCAATAACAAGACCCAATCTCTAATGGGTCCGCTcagttcaaaaacaataaacaataacCTGAACCGAGGATCAATTTTCCTAGGCCGTGGCCCGTGTTACATTAGTGGGCTTTATCTGGTGCTAAGCCACCCGCCTTGTTGACTTGTGAGGATCCATGTCAGTCTCCGTCTGGAATTCCAAGTTAATGGGTAAAGTTTACCTTTTCCCTTGTAGATTCATCAATGTTCCATTTATGTCCCTGAGATTAGATTTTTCTAACTCCATCCATCTAGTTTCTAGAAAGTTCCAATATTATCCGTGACCATATTTGATGATAAACTAGTTATATAGAAGTGCACTATCGCTGGATAatattcaaaatctatttttatcttatctatttattttataattaaaataaatatttgtataaaaagatatgatttaaatatttaaaaccaaGCTATTCTTTTCATATATGTGCATTTTGTtgccaagatttttttttattgatagcatgtttttttaattaaaagtagaGGTAATTAAAATGTTCTTTTATCAAAACCTAAACAGTTTTTAAAAAGTAGGAAAACAAGCATCTAAAATTTTCTCATTAATACGTTCCTattcttaacaaaaaattacttttttaaattaaaaaattatcatagtaTGAAAGGCAagtatcgataaaaaaaaaacattgaaaattatgccTCGATGTTTTGTATACAGTTGaagtcaaaaaagaaagaaaatagtaaATATGAGAAAACTatgtaaaacaattataataaaaagatataaattctATTTCGTTGAATATCCATGACCACAAGTCTaaagaatattatatattaggttttaattaataaatgatgGCTagtattacaaaaacaaatgttaaaaCAACGAA includes:
- the LOC133679368 gene encoding aspartate--tRNA ligase, chloroplastic/mitochondrial-like, which codes for MTLLLRSFPLITLRTTIPSSFPLFQNLLRYHFPKSLQAKRTRALVTLSASSSSPETILKPQQQQPNDTLHWVSRTNFCGQLSTNDVGTRVRLCGWVALHRVHGGLTFLNLRDHTGIVQVATSPDEFPDAHSIINDLRVEYVVVVEGVVRSRPVESVNKKLITGSIEVVAEHVQLLNAVKAKLPFLVTTADDAKDSVKEEIRLRYRCLDLRRQQMSSNIMLRHRVVKLIRRYLEDVQGFVEIETPILSRSTPEGARDYLVPSRIQPGTFYALPQSPQLFKQMLMVSGFDKYYQIARCFRDEDLRADRQPEFTQLDMELAFTTLEDMLRLNEDLIRKVFLEIKGVQLPNPIPRLTYAEAMSKYGSDRPDTRFDLHLKEVSDIFAESSFRVFADSLNSGGIIKVLCVPSGAKSYSNSALKKGDIYNEAIKSGAKGLPFLKVLDDGELEGISALVSSLDSTNKEQLLSRCSAGPGDLILFAVGHHPSVHRTLDRLRLFIANQLGLIDHSRHSILWVTDFPMFEWNETEQRLEALHHPFAAPNPEDMEDLSSARALAYDMVYNGVEIGGGSLRIYKREVQQKVLEIVGISPEQAEAKFGYLLEALDMGAPPHGGIAYGLDRLAMLLAGATSIRDVIAFPKTTTAQCALTRTPSEVDPQQLRDLSFCIQQ